The following DNA comes from Aneurinibacillus sp. REN35.
CAACAATCGTGAGAATGCGCCGCGATACTTTATACAGATGCGATGTCTTTTGCCAGATGGTAATCGAACGAATTCGAAACTGTAATCGACGAATATTTTTTAGTTTTTTACGGGCTTCTCGTATATTCTGTCGAATATACGCCCGGTCCTGCTTGTCCAATTCAACATCGAAGGTATAGGACGGCATATCAGACCCGGAGGCATAATGACGTCCCGTAATCCACATAGACAAAACAAACACAGCCACGCTTGCAAAAAAAGCAGGCGCGAATTCCTTATCGAACAGCAAGAAAAATAAAAACAGGCTTCCAAACGAGATCATACCGGAGACGAACATGCGCCACACGGTTGTTATTAATTTTCTCATCGAGCTTCACCCCGTTATTTCCTTTGGCATACTTTTATCTTACCATTATCTATACGATGAATTCATCTCCCATGTTTCACTAATTATTTACCCGTATTCTTGGGTGGTGCACTATAAATAAAAAAATAAAGCAAGGCCGGATGATCGACGCTTGCTTTATAACTATGGCAGGCAGCTTACATGAGTAATTCATAATATTTTCTTATATCAGCTTCTAACTCATCCATTACTATAAAACGGGCCTTGCGCACAATTTCCTTCCCCTCTGCAAATAAAAGCACGACTGGGGCAGTAAATACCGAGAACCTTCCCGCCAGCTCAGGAATATCATCAATACGTGCGGCAGCACTTGTAATGCGAGGAAATTCCTTGAGCATCGCTTCGACTTTTGGAAGCACTGCATGACATACGCTGCAAGATTCCTGTGAGATGTATAAACAGCTCATCATAGTTGTAGATAGAAAAGTATCGATTTCTTCAAGCGTTGTCAATTGCTGCATATCTACTCCATCCTTCTACGCTTGTGTCGTTTGCTGGCTCACTATCCGCTTCATGGCATTAATATAGCCCGTATGTATTCCTTCATGATAAATGGCCATGTTCATCAACTCACCCGCAGTCTCCATCACAAGACCTGATCCCAAAGTAAATGGTTTTGGGAGAGCTGCATCTATTTGATTTGCTTCACATGCTTTGAAGCGATTCTCCTGGTCTTTGAGACGATCAATAATTTCTGCAAGGGACGGAGGCGTATCTGTCCAATCCCCTGGCTTTGTACCATTAGCAAAAAAAGTATCGTAATGATCCGGTACTTGATTGGAACCTGTAGGTGCCATAAATAAGAATTTTTCTGCTATAAGCAAAATATGACCAGCATGCCAGTGAATTGTATTATTGAAACCTTCAGGCTTCCTGCTAGCTTCCTCTGGCGTCAATTTTTCCAATGTGCTTACCAAACGATTGCGTGCGATCAAAAACTGCTTCATAACAAGTTCATTCT
Coding sequences within:
- a CDS encoding DinB family protein, with product MKNELVMKQFLIARNRLVSTLEKLTPEEASRKPEGFNNTIHWHAGHILLIAEKFLFMAPTGSNQVPDHYDTFFANGTKPGDWTDTPPSLAEIIDRLKDQENRFKACEANQIDAALPKPFTLGSGLVMETAGELMNMAIYHEGIHTGYINAMKRIVSQQTTQA
- a CDS encoding 5-bromo-4-chloroindolyl phosphate hydrolysis family protein, whose protein sequence is MRKLITTVWRMFVSGMISFGSLFLFFLLFDKEFAPAFFASVAVFVLSMWITGRHYASGSDMPSYTFDVELDKQDRAYIRQNIREARKKLKNIRRLQFRIRSITIWQKTSHLYKVSRRILTIVEEQPYRFRSARNFFSSYLDSTITIMEKYTFLISQPVRNTEMTMALKKTEAMLDDIIVALEEELMQVLSDDVLNLDVEIETMKKSLGTRSQHTITMPTAEERMKEEQHEEIKR
- a CDS encoding thioredoxin family protein; the protein is MQQLTTLEEIDTFLSTTMMSCLYISQESCSVCHAVLPKVEAMLKEFPRITSAAARIDDIPELAGRFSVFTAPVVLLFAEGKEIVRKARFIVMDELEADIRKYYELLM